A genomic segment from Nematostella vectensis chromosome 6, jaNemVect1.1, whole genome shotgun sequence encodes:
- the LOC5514654 gene encoding LRP2-binding protein, which produces MADGEPSRPFSAPVPIDRKLSGDPLPRSHDSFIIPQEDISQEALDNELEETLIKRAKDGDRLAKFQLGQFYFERGIFEKAIVAFERIKSTDFQAKYQLGVMYYDGLGTQAKPDKGVELLKEIAMSAHPDASHLVPHAQYNIGRAYYEGYGVKQSDKEAERWFLMAARDGDPSGSLRSQTVLGMFYSRPGNENLSKAYFWHQEATGNGSVESQGALGVMFEYGIGVPMNIQSAFECLKGAAIRGNVYAQGNLAVHYYKRKLFNKAADVAKSVADLDDVMAIARETECLPKYVAKGISLGSFVYARCLHHGFGVDKDEKNALRFYSRAAQFDMDTAARLHDYMTYGYI; this is translated from the exons atggcggacggaGAGCCCAGTAGACCATTCTCGGCTCCCGTTCCGATAGATCGCAAACTAAGCGGCGATCCCTTACCGCGATCTCATGACTCTTTTATAATACCGCAAGAGGACATCAGCCAAGAAGCGCTTGACAATGAGCTCGAGGAAACGCTGATAAAGAGGGCAAAAGATGGAGATAGACTTGCAAAGTTCCAGCTGGGACAATTTTACTTCGAAAGAGGAATTTTCGAGAAGGCAATTGTTGCGTTCGAAAGAATTAAAAGCACTGATTTCCAGGCTAAATACCAGCTGGGGGTTATGTATTATGACGGCTTGGGCACTCAAGCTAAGCCG GATAAGGGAGTAGAACTCCTCAAAGAAATTGCCATGTCAGCACACCCAGATGCCAGTCACTTAGTACCCCATGCACAGTACAACATCGGTAGGGCTTACTATGAAGGGTATGGGGTGAAACAATCAGACAAAGAGGCAGAGAGATGGTTTCTAATGGCTGCACGAGATGGAGATCCCTCTGGAAGTCTACGCTCACAAACAGTTTTAGGAATGTTTTACTCAAGGCCAGGAAATGAGAACCTTAGCAAG GCTTATTTCTGGCATCAAGAAGCCACTGGAAATGGCAGCGTTGAGTCTCAAG GTGCTTTAGGAGTCATGTTTGAGTATGGAATCGGAGTTCCTATGAACATCCAGTCTGCATTTGAGTGCCTCAAAGGGGCTGCAATCCGTGGAAATGTTTATGCACAAGGAAACCTTGCAGTTCATTATTATAAAAGGAAGCTCTTCAACAAAGCTGCAGATGTAGCTAAGAG TGTAGCAGATCTGGATGATGTCATGGCAATAGCAAGAGAAACTGAATGCCTTCCAAAATATGTTGCCAAAGGGATTTCACTGGGTAGCTTTGTCTATGCTCGCTGTCTTCATCATGGGTTTGGAGTTGACAAGGATGAGAAAAACGCTTTAAGGTTTTACTCAAGG GCAGCACAATTTGACATGGACACCGCTGCAAGACTTCATGATTACATGACGTATGGATATATATGA
- the LOC5514599 gene encoding phosphomethylethanolamine N-methyltransferase, producing MADKSSKEFQSFLDNNQYTSSGILRYERVFGRGFVSTGGLETTKEFVEMLNLAPGQKVLDVGCGIGGSAFYMIKNFHMEVRAVDLSTNMIEIGKQRAAEFEIDKVDFEVEDITSAKYEPGTFDVIYSRDTILHIEDKESLFTNFLTWLKPGGQLLISDYSCGTGEWSKRFKAYVTQRHYHLLDPESYGKLVEKVGFSNVRAEDRTSQFMDVLQKEREKTEKQKDEMLKSFSLEEYNILVEGWSAKLERCRDGDQRWVLVHAFKPQ from the exons ATGGCTGATAAATCTAGCAAGGAATTCCAAAGCTTTTTGGACAATAATCAGTATACCTCTAGCGGGATCCTGCGATATGAGAGGGTGTTTGGACGAGGGTTTGTGAGCACTGGGGGCCTTGAGACAACCAAG GAATTTGTGGAAATGCTCAACCTTGCTCCTGGGCAGAAGGTCTTAGATGTTGGCTGTGGTATTGGAGGAAGTGCTTTTTACATGATCAAG aatTTTCATATGGAAGTCCGTGCCGTTGACTTGTCAACCAATATGATTGAAATAGGCAAGCAACGGGCTGCTGAATTTGAAATAGATAAG GTTGATTTTGAAGTAGAGGACATCACTTCTGCAAAGTATGAACCTGGAACTTTTGACGTGATATATAGCAGGGATACAATTTTACACATTGAAGACAAAGAAAGCTTGTTTACAAACTTCTTG ACATGGCTAAAGCCTGGTGGACAGCTGCTGATTTCAGACTATTCATGTGGGACTGGTGAATGGTCCAAGAGGTTTAAGGCATATGTTACTCAGAGGCATTACCACTTATTAGACCCCGAATCTTATGGAAAG CTTGTAGAGAAAGTTGGCTTCTCTAATGTAAGAGCCGAGGATCGCACCTCACAGTTCATGGATGTCCTACAAAaggagagagagaagacagaGAAACAAAAAGATGAGATGTTAAAG TCATTCTCTCTTGAGGAGTACAATATTTTGGTTGAGGGATGGTCTGCCAAGTTAGAGAGGTGTAGAGATGGAGATCAAAGATGGGTGCTTGTACATGCCTTTAAGCCACAGTGA
- the LOC5514600 gene encoding kelch-like protein 20: protein MAKFSYKSSANSHRVLQGLFSQIGLKELCDVTLETEDGLSIAVHRNVLAAVSPYFRAMFTGNLLESGKNRILLKGIAGVALQALLDYVYTSSIEIFDDNVEEVLNAACAFQIPEIINVCSEFLKEQLHPSNCLGILALADRFSCEELANEAHKYTVKHFGRVSECDEFKALPFNEIKLLLNDENICVRSEEEVFEAALAWVNASEDRCKELAEILTCVRLPILSPSYLTEHVLTNETLLADDECKLMIDEAMLYASSPSSVKRQQVYHSRMQPRMPTGFADALVAVGGLYTGNSVASAERYNMYTDEWTEFPSLLTPRYGFAITQLRGNIYCLGGYHNGEFLKAVEVFDAEQNIWISKPPMLTARKYFGADCLYGKVYAVGGSDGQHRIASVDCYDTFTKEWTATAPMLEPRMYHGVVALGGLLYAVGGHSGTVRLSSVECYDPQTDSWTKVAAMSKPRSVAGIAALNGRIYVVGGFDGHDYLKDVECYDPQTDTWLSVAPLNRARSAVSVAIMKGRLFALGGFNGQFLDSVEMFDPQENIWATVASMSIPRVHFGVTVI, encoded by the exons ATGGCTAAATTCAGCTACAAATCAAGCGCCAATTCCCACCGCGTCCTCCAAGGGCTTTTTAGTCAAATTGGGCTAAAAGAACTCTGTGATGTAACACTGGAGACGGAGGACGGGCTATCCATTGCCGTTCATCGTAACGTACTGGCTGCCGTGAGCCCGTATTTCCGTGCTATGTTCACTGGAAATCTTCTGGAAAGTGGTAAAAATAGAATTCTACTCAAAGGAATCGCTGGTGTTGCTCTTCAAGCACTTTTGGATTATGTTTACACATCCTCCATCGAGATCTTTGATGATAACGTTGAGGAGGTGTTGAATGCCGCATGTGCCTTCCAAATTCCAGAAATCATTAATGTGTGTTCtgaatttttaaaagaacaGCTACACCCTAGTAATTGCCTTGGAATTTTAGCGCTTGCCGATCGCTTTTCGTGCGAAGAGTTGGCGAACGAAGCACACAAATACACAGTGAAACATTTTGGTCGGGTAAGCGAATGTGATGAATTCAAGGCTTTGCCCTTTAACGAGATTAAACTGCTGTTAAATGACGAGAACATATGTGTCCGTTCTGAGGAGGAGGTTTTTGAGGCAGCTTTGGCTTGGGTTAATGCAAGCGAGGATAGGTGTAAAGAATTAGCTGAAATTCTTACGTGTGTCCGTCTCCCCATTCTCTCCCCGTCATACCTCACGGAACATGTCCTCACAAATGAGACCCTTTTGGCTGACGATGAGTGCAAGTTGATGATCGATGAAGCCATGCTGTATGCATCATCACCTTCATCCGTCAAACGGCAACAGGTGTATCACAGTCGTATGCAACCAAGAATGCCTACAGGCTTTGCAGATGCACTAGTAGCAGTAGGAGGCTTGTATACTGGTAACTCTGTGGCCAGTGCTGAGCGTTACAACATGTATACTGATGAGTGGACAGAGTTCCCGAGCTTACTGACGCCACGTTATGGCTTTGCTATTACCCAACTTCGTGGCAACATCTATTGTCTTGGTGGCTACCACAATGGGGagtttttaaaagctgttgaAGTATTTGACGCAGAGCAAAATATATGGATTTCTAAGCCCCCAATGCTAACTGCAAGAAAGTACTTTGGTGCAGATTGTCTTTATGGAAAAGTGTATGCGGTGGGCGGATCAGATGGCCAGCACAGAATAGCTTCTGTTGATTGTTATGATACCTTTACGAAAGAATGGACTGCAACAGCACCTATGTTAGAGCCGCGGATGTATCATGGTGTTGTAGCTCTGGGAGGACTGCTGTATGCAGTTGGTGGTCACAGTGGCACAGTCAGGCTTAGCTCGGTCGAGTGCTATGACCCTCAGACTGATAGCTGGACTAAAGTAGCTGCAATGT CTAAACCAAGGTCTGTGGCTGGCATAGCAGCTTTAAATGGGCGAATATATGTGGTTGGTGGCTTTGATGGTCATGATTATCTTAAAGATGTGGAATGTTACGACCCACAGACAGACACATGGTTAAGTGTTGCACCACTGAATAGAGCTAGATCAGCTGTCTCTGTCGCCATCATGAAGGGAAGACTGTTTGCTCTTGGTGGCTTCAATGGACAGTTTCTTGACAGTGTTGAGATGTTCGATCCTCAAGAAAATATATGGGCAACTGTGGCAAGCATGTCAATACCCAGAGTGCATTTTGGGGTGACCGTAATTTGA
- the LOC116619457 gene encoding uncharacterized protein LOC116619457, with translation MIFVLVLALCAAPSLAQMGRKIDGWTQLTTIPVCFEGRNDRFGQLIYLGDSKLVAGIKLVYRSGVIRCVSNTAHDSHWGCHHYSSFYKYPLNVVITDKKNNIIYPLAKYIKRTADLWYHMPGVDDLISKELVFTNVAKPFYLERYRELRIWYGEDLRNNAESDNQGRVCVDVFAKFFE, from the exons ATGATCTTTGTCTTGGTTCTTGCGTTATGCGCAGCGCCAAGCCTTGCGCAAATGG GTCGTAAGATTGACGGTTGGACCCAGCTTACCACCATTCCTGTGTGCTTCGAAGGCCGGAATGATCGGTTTGGGCAGTTAATATACCTGGGGGACTCAAAACTGGTAGCAGGAATTAAGCTAGTGTATCGGTCTGGTGTTATAAG GTGCGTGTCTAACACTGCTCACGACAGCCACTGGGGATGCCATCACTACTCCTCGTTTTACAAGTATCCTCTGAACGTGGTCATTACCGATAAGAAAAACAACATAATCTACCCCCTCGCCAAGTACATCAAGAGGACCGCTGACCTATGGTATCACATGCCCGGCGTAGACGATCTGATTTCTAAGGAGCTCGTCTTCACCAACGTCGCTAAACCGTTCTACCTTGAGCGCTACCGGGAACTCAGGATCTGGTATGGCGAAGATCTTAGGAACAACGCGGAGTCAGATAACCAGGGCCGGGTGTGTGTGGATGTGTTCGCTAAATTTTTTGAGTAG
- the LOC116619459 gene encoding uncharacterized protein LOC116619459 — protein MTCDCSSLSSAKKMFGVLVFALAACTACAGQVRSNSHASDGWNKVSLREVCFEGKGNRYGSVMNLGPGRLVGAIKLVYKHGTIRCVSNTAYNSRWGCHHYWKNYPLDVVITDKNNEVIYPKSEFIRHSSGKWYYLPFTNEQHSDELVFTDFCKPFYFPSYAEMRIWYGEDLTGWGEGDNQGRVCVDVYARFM, from the exons ATGACTTGTGACTGCTCGTCGCTAAGTTCAGCTAAGAAGATGTTTGGTGTTCTGGTTTTCGCTCTAGCGGCTTGCACAGCCTGTGCCGGGCAAG TACGAAGTAACAGCCATGCCAGTGACGGGTGGAATAAGGTCAGTCTGAGAGAAGTGTGCTTTGAAGGAAAAGGCAACCGATACGGTAGCGTCATGAACCTTGGCCCCGGGCGACTAGTTGGAGCCATTAAGCTCGTCTACAAGCACGGCACGATCCGCTGCGTCTCCAACACAGCCTACAACAGCCGATGGGGATGCCACCATTACTGGAAGAACTACCCCCTGGACGTAGTCATCACGGACAAGAACAACGAAGTCATCTACCCGAAATCCGAGTTTATTAG GCACAGCTCTGGCAAGTGGTACTACCTACCCTTCACTAATGAACAACACTCCGACGAGTTGGTGTTCACCGACTTCTGCAAGCCCTTCTACTTCCCATCATACGCAGAGATGCGAATCTGGTACGGAGAAGATCTCACTGGGTGGGGTGAAGGCGACAATCAAGGGCGTGTATGCGTAGATGTGTATGCCAGATTCATGTAA
- the LOC116619460 gene encoding uncharacterized protein LOC116619460 has translation MQFAWLSSANMMIGVLVFALAACTAWAGLVKRADPTSDGWKRINLREVCYEGKGNRYGTVLNYGSGRLVGAIKLVYKHGTIRCVSNTAYNSRWGCHHYWKNYPLDVVITDKNNEVIYPKSEFIRHSSGKWYYLPFTNEQHSDELVFTDFCQPFYFPQYAEMRIWYGEDLTGWSEGDNQGRVCVDVYARFM, from the exons ATGCAATTCGCGTGGCTAAGTTCAGCTAATATGATGATTGGTGTTCTGGTTTTCGCTCTAGCGGCTTGCACAGCTTGGGCCGGGCTAG TGAAACGTGCAGACCCAACAAGTGACGGATGGAAAAGGATTAATCTGAGAGAGGTGTGCTATGAGGGCAAAGGCAACAGATACGGGACCGTGTTAAATTACGGCTCGGGGCGACTAGTAGGAGCCATTAAGCTCGTCTACAAGCACGGCACGATCCGCTGCGTCTCCAACACAGCCTACAACAGCCGATGGGGATGCCACCATTACTGGAAGAACTACCCCCTGGACGTAGTCATCACGGACAAGAACAATGAAGTCATCTACCCGAAATCCGAGTTTATtag GCACAGCTCTGGCAAGTGGTACTACCTACCCTTCACTAATGAACAACACTCCGACGAGTTGGTGTTCACCGACTTTTGCCAGCCCTTCTACTTCCCTCAATACGCAGAGATGCGAATCTGGTACGGAGAAGATCTCACTGGGTGGAGTGAAGGCGACAATCAAGGGCGTGTATGCGTAGATGTGTATGCCAGATTCATGTAG